One segment of Thermoplasmatales archaeon DNA contains the following:
- a CDS encoding Lrp/AsnC family transcriptional regulator: MRSFKLDKLDYDILDIIEKDCTMTYNEIAKKTGKNLWTVRDRMNLLKQRGILKGCNANIDYSKIGLSCRAAINFNVPADRIDEFVEFAKKEKRIKKLIITTGARRFTIHIVGEECGEVRNYARALLPEFGIYDVDFEVILDEIP, translated from the coding sequence GTGAGATCATTTAAGTTGGACAAGCTCGATTATGATATCCTGGATATCATTGAAAAAGATTGCACTATGACATACAATGAAATAGCTAAGAAAACAGGAAAAAATCTCTGGACAGTAAGAGATAGAATGAACCTGCTAAAACAAAGGGGTATCCTTAAGGGATGCAATGCTAACATTGATTATTCGAAGATCGGACTTAGTTGCAGGGCAGCAATAAATTTCAACGTGCCCGCAGATAGAATCGATGAGTTTGTAGAATTTGCAAAGAAAGAGAAACGCATAAAGAAACTTATAATCACTACAGGCGCGAGACGATTTACTATTCACATAGTGGGTGAAGAATGTGGAGAAGTAAGAAATTATGCAAGGGCGTTGCTTCCTGAATTTGGGATATATGATGTAGATTTTGAAGTGATCCTGGACGAAATCCCGTGA
- a CDS encoding C4-dicarboxylate ABC transporter, whose amino-acid sequence MRKSILNLFGSEWFGMAISTLALAQVYILAFGETKSFWYNYIAEGLSLFGIAIFIVIFSIWVLRAFVLRDRVFSHWNNLTRLSFTALIPIIGFVANYQLIYFFGLSSWTANLSAVNFYGEYLFALVLGVLLGYRLYTKEIDPREMNYAIVIPPLAIGTSVFLATPLMGFYGGLEAQAMYFLVLMGLGIFFFLYIFIGSLALAGHVATKERGTLPTTMLPVGIASLIIINLFSISGFRVIDNITLSMPTVELLSVLLWGFEVWNFLVVLILIFMKPAKGTLSVWAYGFPLGLFATSTVRLLGFTKFPVLLWAFVGISAALNILWVYAWINTGFFLKSKMHEERVEKKAIPLSKSGSN is encoded by the coding sequence ATGAGAAAAAGTATATTGAACCTCTTTGGTTCGGAATGGTTTGGGATGGCGATATCTACGCTTGCGCTTGCTCAGGTTTACATCCTTGCTTTTGGAGAGACGAAAAGCTTCTGGTACAATTATATTGCAGAAGGCCTTTCTTTATTTGGAATTGCTATATTTATAGTGATCTTTTCTATCTGGGTATTGCGAGCTTTCGTCCTAAGGGACAGGGTCTTTTCACATTGGAACAATCTTACTAGGCTGAGTTTCACGGCCCTTATACCTATTATTGGTTTTGTTGCAAATTATCAGCTCATATACTTTTTTGGGTTGTCAAGCTGGACAGCGAATCTTTCTGCAGTAAATTTCTATGGTGAATATCTCTTTGCACTCGTTCTAGGCGTCCTTCTTGGATACAGACTCTATACGAAGGAAATAGATCCGCGTGAGATGAATTATGCCATAGTTATCCCGCCACTTGCAATCGGAACAAGCGTCTTCCTGGCAACCCCTCTGATGGGATTCTATGGAGGTTTAGAGGCACAGGCAATGTATTTTCTCGTTTTGATGGGCTTGGGGATATTCTTCTTCCTGTACATCTTTATCGGATCACTTGCATTAGCTGGACACGTCGCAACGAAGGAACGGGGTACACTCCCAACAACAATGCTGCCTGTGGGAATAGCAAGTCTCATAATTATTAACTTATTTTCAATTTCTGGATTTCGCGTGATTGATAACATTACACTTTCAATGCCGACCGTTGAACTTCTTTCAGTGCTTCTCTGGGGATTTGAAGTCTGGAATTTCCTTGTAGTCCTAATACTGATATTCATGAAACCGGCTAAAGGAACACTTAGCGTATGGGCATATGGATTCCCACTGGGGCTTTTTGCGACATCCACTGTAAGGCTTTTGGGTTTCACAAAGTTTCCAGTGCTGTTATGGGCGTTTGTCGGAATATCGGCTGCACTGAATATATTGTGGGTTTATGCGTGGATAAATACTGGATTTTTCTTGAAATCTAAAATGCACGAAGAGCGCGTGGAGAAAAAAGCTATTCCGTTAAGCAAGAGCGGGAGCAACTAA
- a CDS encoding type II toxin-antitoxin system HicB family antitoxin, which produces MRFTVVMEKDEDGIYVVTVPALPGCISDGRTVEEAMSNIDDMNADGEAIPHDIDIIGNIELNA; this is translated from the coding sequence ATGCGATTTACAGTAGTCATGGAGAAGGATGAAGATGGAATATATGTGGTTACAGTTCCAGCTTTGCCTGGGTGCATATCTGACGGGCGCACGGTAGAAGAGGCCATGTCAAACATTGACGACATGAATGCAGATGGAGAGGCCATTCCCCACGATATTGATATCATTGGAAACATTGAACTCAATGCCTAA
- a CDS encoding type II toxin-antitoxin system HicA family toxin — protein MPKLPSISGKDTVKALSKVGFRFRRQVGSHMILKRESDGKRVAIPNHDELPKGTLRAIIRQCDLTVEEFIKLL, from the coding sequence ATGCCTAAACTTCCCTCTATTTCTGGAAAAGATACCGTGAAAGCTCTCTCTAAAGTTGGATTTAGATTCAGGAGACAGGTTGGAAGTCATATGATACTGAAGAGGGAATCAGATGGAAAGAGGGTGGCAATTCCAAACCATGATGAATTGCCAAAGGGCACTCTCAGAGCAATAATTAGGCAGTGCGATCTTACTGTAGAGGAATTCATAAAGTTACTGTAA
- a CDS encoding helix-turn-helix domain-containing protein has translation MRIFHLSVIIITEIAIRHEKEKVNCMRDYTSEEKLFSALASSVRLKILDSISNGFANPGEIAEKLNRHRSSIEKHLNILVVAGIIEKEPSLNKKGQLSVKYRIKADLSELLSFANGIIKVQNGN, from the coding sequence GTGAGAATTTTTCACCTTTCGGTAATAATTATAACCGAAATCGCTATAAGGCATGAGAAAGAAAAGGTAAACTGCATGAGAGATTACACCAGTGAGGAGAAATTATTTTCAGCTCTTGCATCTTCTGTAAGACTTAAAATTCTGGACTCAATTTCCAATGGATTTGCAAATCCTGGAGAGATTGCAGAAAAACTCAACAGGCATCGTTCGTCAATCGAAAAACATTTGAACATCCTGGTTGTTGCAGGAATAATAGAAAAAGAGCCTTCGCTGAACAAAAAGGGTCAATTATCAGTCAAATACAGGATTAAGGCCGATTTGTCAGAATTGCTTTCATTTGCCAACGGGATTATTAAAGTACAGAACGGGAACTAA
- a CDS encoding MFS transporter encodes MGALDNLIVTTAMPAIVGALHQPNGLAFLIDAYITSSAIGMVIFGKLSDHFSKRIILLATLVIFIIGSILAGLSQNLPELIGFRAVQGLGSGGFLPVGLAVIAVVLPPSARAKLTGAVTSFIGIAIVAGPEIGAFIVDTTSWRWVFYVNIPFGIVSFILVWFLLSPLKPSLRGKFDYLGSILLVSWVSLLTFPLIEMAYSGWSLRDPMTIAFFVFGLILLAFFLLVEMQVAEEPVIPLRMFRHKTIVSDSFLSFFRGGVLFSLSTFIAIFVTEVLFGTSNMLRNVLYGFVVPMVMGSMLGGILLPKLSYRFFCIVGTICMALGFLPLLKMSPSIQPYIFVGPFPVLGLVEGLIPIGFGIGFTMAATTLSAQYSAEPRDIGASSSIVQFMGNMGGSVILSILTAFIYSRYKELDLMSHVTSTNPGKYGINAIAMSSAIQESFLILFILSSFTIISAFFIYGRLPHMSREFKDKTQKP; translated from the coding sequence ATGGGTGCTCTCGACAATCTTATTGTAACAACCGCAATGCCAGCCATAGTTGGCGCGTTACACCAGCCCAATGGTCTTGCTTTCCTGATTGATGCTTATATTACTTCATCCGCGATCGGGATGGTTATATTTGGGAAACTTTCCGACCACTTCAGTAAGAGAATAATTCTTCTGGCAACATTAGTTATCTTCATCATAGGTTCAATCTTGGCAGGATTGAGTCAGAATCTACCAGAATTGATTGGGTTCAGGGCAGTTCAGGGTCTTGGAAGCGGTGGATTTCTGCCCGTAGGACTCGCAGTGATTGCAGTGGTTCTACCTCCAAGTGCACGGGCTAAACTGACTGGTGCTGTAACCAGCTTCATTGGGATTGCCATTGTGGCTGGCCCTGAAATTGGAGCATTCATCGTTGATACGACAAGCTGGAGATGGGTTTTTTATGTGAATATTCCGTTCGGCATAGTCTCTTTCATTCTTGTATGGTTTTTACTGAGCCCACTAAAACCCAGTTTGCGTGGAAAGTTTGATTATTTGGGTTCCATTCTTCTTGTTTCATGGGTCTCACTTCTGACATTCCCCTTAATAGAAATGGCATATTCCGGATGGTCCCTGAGAGATCCCATGACTATTGCCTTTTTTGTATTCGGCCTGATATTATTGGCCTTCTTCTTGCTAGTGGAAATGCAGGTTGCGGAAGAGCCGGTTATACCTCTCAGAATGTTCAGGCATAAAACGATAGTTTCAGACAGTTTTCTTAGTTTCTTTCGTGGCGGAGTTCTTTTTTCCCTTAGCACATTCATCGCCATATTTGTAACGGAGGTTCTTTTCGGGACATCAAATATGCTCAGAAACGTTCTGTACGGTTTCGTCGTTCCAATGGTGATGGGGTCAATGCTTGGAGGGATTTTATTGCCAAAGCTATCTTACAGGTTTTTTTGCATTGTCGGGACGATTTGCATGGCACTGGGGTTTCTGCCCCTTCTAAAAATGTCGCCGAGTATACAACCCTATATATTTGTGGGCCCATTTCCTGTCTTAGGCTTGGTGGAGGGGCTGATCCCCATAGGCTTTGGCATTGGATTTACGATGGCTGCCACAACTCTTTCGGCGCAGTACTCAGCAGAACCACGTGATATTGGTGCGTCAAGTTCTATTGTACAATTTATGGGCAATATGGGAGGAAGCGTTATCCTCTCTATCCTGACTGCATTTATCTATTCTAGATATAAAGAACTGGACTTGATGAGCCATGTGACTTCTACGAATCCAGGCAAATACGGAATTAATGCCATAGCAATGTCTTCTGCTATACAGGAATCTTTCCTCATTCTGTTCATTCTGTCCTCATTCACTATAATTTCGGCATTCTTCATCTATGGCCGTCTTCCACACATGTCTCGTGAATTTAAAGATAAAACCCAGAAACCGTAG
- a CDS encoding MarR family transcriptional regulator: MSRKGQDKLFNNRVESFEGVWTDFGTLISKFTKISKINARKAQLTLPQAWALQVISMRKEISPKEISSYSGTTLPSITDLLDGLIALNYIYRIRSDKDRRKVEISISENGKERLLKYQKMQQSMTEKLEKSLNIEDMSAFSRIISTMVKVLGNLEKTDSE; encoded by the coding sequence ATGTCAAGAAAGGGGCAGGATAAGTTATTCAACAACAGAGTTGAAAGTTTTGAGGGAGTTTGGACAGATTTTGGAACGCTGATATCAAAATTCACGAAAATTTCCAAGATAAATGCGAGAAAGGCACAACTTACATTACCGCAGGCGTGGGCATTGCAAGTGATATCTATGCGAAAAGAAATCTCCCCCAAAGAGATATCTTCCTATTCAGGGACGACCCTCCCTAGTATCACTGATCTACTAGATGGATTGATTGCATTAAATTATATATATAGGATCAGAAGCGACAAAGACAGGAGGAAAGTTGAGATATCAATCTCAGAAAATGGAAAAGAGAGGCTTCTGAAGTATCAGAAAATGCAACAGTCAATGACAGAGAAACTTGAGAAGTCACTAAATATTGAAGATATGAGTGCATTCTCTAGAATTATTTCAACTATGGTAAAGGTACTGGGCAATCTGGAGAAAACGGATAGTGAATAA
- a CDS encoding NDP-sugar synthase, producing the protein MGIKAVVMAGGKGTRLRPITYSIPKPLVPIAGKPCINYILDSFYNIDVRNVIVTTGYKYDSLINGIMKAKHQDQNILFSVELEAAGTAGSVKLVSRFLDDTFLVGSGDILMDFRLKKMLDFHKKNGAKVTVALTTVEDPSQFGIVELRDDKIMRFQEKPKAGEAFSNLVNAGLYIIEPEIMDLVPRGVPYDFAKDLFPKLLSSGVDIYGYRGEGTWLDTGRPNDMIRANQLMTEKYGLEFNNPNLSGHLIMNTIYGKLSASSIVGPSYIGYGVTLGNNCRVSGSAIYDGVEVGDDVIIENSILMDGVKVMGSSKVINSVVMNGTSLGKMCEIHDSVLAPRMNLQENSRVYNLALSPETPED; encoded by the coding sequence ATGGGCATAAAAGCTGTTGTAATGGCTGGAGGCAAAGGGACACGCCTCAGACCGATAACTTATTCTATTCCAAAACCACTTGTCCCTATAGCTGGTAAACCGTGCATAAATTACATTCTTGATTCTTTTTACAATATAGACGTGCGTAACGTCATTGTAACCACCGGTTACAAGTATGATTCGCTCATCAATGGCATAATGAAGGCCAAGCATCAGGATCAGAATATCTTGTTCTCCGTTGAACTTGAAGCAGCAGGTACAGCGGGCAGTGTTAAATTGGTGTCAAGGTTTCTGGATGACACATTCCTTGTCGGAAGCGGGGACATCCTGATGGATTTCCGGTTAAAGAAGATGCTTGACTTTCACAAGAAGAATGGTGCAAAGGTAACAGTCGCGCTCACAACAGTGGAGGATCCGAGCCAGTTTGGTATTGTTGAATTGCGCGATGACAAGATTATGAGATTCCAGGAAAAGCCAAAGGCAGGCGAAGCATTCTCCAATCTTGTTAATGCAGGCCTATACATAATTGAACCGGAGATAATGGATCTCGTTCCTCGTGGAGTACCATATGATTTCGCTAAGGATTTATTCCCTAAGCTACTTAGCAGCGGGGTCGATATTTACGGTTATAGAGGGGAAGGAACATGGTTGGATACCGGAAGACCGAATGACATGATAAGGGCAAATCAGTTAATGACAGAAAAGTACGGTCTGGAATTTAACAATCCCAATCTATCTGGTCATTTGATAATGAACACGATATATGGGAAACTCAGTGCCTCCTCAATTGTTGGGCCTTCTTATATCGGTTACGGCGTCACTCTGGGAAATAATTGCAGGGTTTCCGGATCAGCTATATATGATGGGGTAGAGGTTGGAGATGACGTAATTATAGAAAACTCAATCTTAATGGACGGCGTAAAAGTCATGGGCTCATCCAAGGTTATAAATTCAGTGGTGATGAACGGCACTTCGTTAGGTAAGATGTGTGAAATTCATGACAGTGTGCTTGCACCGAGGATGAACCTGCAAGAAAACTCGAGAGTTTATAACCTTGCTTTATCACCAGAAACGCCAGAGGATTAA
- a CDS encoding phosphoserine phosphatase — MTELLEEFDQKHAAIREQVEEHIKMRDEAAAESHKFAEQRDILNDKVHEMREEAKKKIAEKNNLIEQVQKLRTEKEDLYKILSDLKREYAKLRDEIDVKGIDRQTLRFKEKELKRLETKQQTTLLEKKEEQKVVSEIRKLNNEIIKLKEMREKELSSNKSTKELIDKISETRKLAEAKKKEIDNISTAITALSEEINEQLTNIDETRKQADELHEQFIKFSQESTKEHEEFIKAKNDLRDLEKVISTLRTKAKATKKKEKEGELQKKASTLFDRFKNGEQLTTEDLLVLQKAGFL, encoded by the coding sequence ATGACAGAACTTCTTGAAGAATTTGATCAAAAACATGCTGCAATTAGGGAACAAGTTGAAGAGCATATTAAAATGAGAGATGAGGCTGCAGCTGAGAGCCATAAGTTTGCCGAGCAGAGAGATATTCTTAATGATAAAGTCCACGAAATGCGAGAAGAGGCAAAGAAGAAAATTGCCGAGAAGAATAATTTAATTGAGCAAGTACAAAAACTAAGAACTGAGAAGGAAGATTTATACAAGATTCTTTCGGACTTGAAACGAGAATATGCTAAGCTCAGGGATGAGATAGACGTTAAGGGTATCGATCGGCAGACATTGAGATTTAAGGAAAAGGAATTGAAGAGGCTTGAAACAAAGCAGCAAACGACCTTGCTAGAAAAGAAAGAGGAACAAAAGGTAGTCTCTGAAATTAGAAAACTCAACAACGAGATAATAAAACTCAAGGAAATGAGAGAGAAAGAGCTGAGCTCAAACAAGTCGACAAAAGAATTAATAGATAAGATTTCTGAAACGAGAAAGTTGGCAGAAGCGAAGAAAAAAGAGATTGACAATATTTCTACAGCAATTACGGCACTTAGCGAGGAAATCAATGAACAGCTCACGAACATTGATGAGACAAGGAAACAGGCTGATGAGCTTCACGAACAATTTATTAAATTCAGTCAAGAGTCAACGAAAGAACATGAAGAATTCATTAAGGCAAAGAATGACCTAAGGGACCTGGAGAAAGTTATTTCTACACTAAGGACGAAGGCTAAGGCTACAAAAAAGAAAGAAAAAGAAGGGGAACTGCAAAAGAAGGCTTCTACCCTGTTTGACCGTTTTAAGAATGGCGAACAGTTAACCACTGAAGACCTTCTCGTTTTACAAAAGGCGGGTTTCCTCTAA
- a CDS encoding cobyric acid synthase yields MKGRKIIQVIGTSSDSGKSTITMALCRALSDLGIRVYPFKSVNMSLNSISVQGEFEISRSQWLQAIASRVKPIPEINPILIKPEGGMKSQIISMGKSLGKLSYAEYGKFLREQGKSIIRQSLDKLLELSDVVIAEGAGSAAEINLYERDLANDFVSSIYNTPMILVSDIERGGAFSSIYGVVKLMQRPELLRWIVINKMRGDKSLLKDGIRKIEDLTGKKLIAVIPYMDFTLPGEDSLDYAKTKLHGTKVCVVKYPHMENYSDVDPFYISGVGINIIDQRNVNDLKVCDAIILPGSKNVEADLRFMRETGIDQQIIDAGSEGKKILGICGGYQMLGNEIIDKGGVELKNASIRGLGLLNCKTIYVEKKSVRNVSYRPQNEFFKSEKKMNGYEIHYGQVATKETPAFLIEGQGEGSISINGNIIGTNIHGALEHPVVLSYILGMKQNFDFMGLVEENIKMFTKHFMQNADLTEILEYIHED; encoded by the coding sequence TTGAAAGGACGTAAAATTATTCAGGTTATCGGGACTTCATCGGATTCCGGAAAAAGCACTATAACAATGGCACTTTGCAGGGCGTTGTCCGATCTTGGCATAAGGGTATATCCATTCAAATCTGTTAACATGTCGCTGAACTCAATATCCGTTCAGGGCGAGTTTGAAATATCTCGGTCGCAGTGGCTACAGGCTATTGCCTCACGTGTCAAGCCTATCCCAGAAATTAATCCTATACTCATCAAGCCAGAAGGAGGCATGAAATCACAGATCATTAGCATGGGGAAGTCTCTTGGTAAGTTGTCTTACGCCGAGTACGGAAAATTTCTTAGGGAACAAGGAAAATCTATTATACGCCAGAGCTTGGATAAGCTCCTGGAATTGAGTGACGTTGTTATCGCTGAAGGCGCAGGATCTGCAGCTGAAATAAATCTCTACGAGAGAGACCTTGCTAACGACTTCGTATCTAGTATCTATAACACGCCAATGATCTTGGTATCCGACATCGAAAGGGGGGGCGCTTTTTCTTCTATTTATGGTGTAGTCAAACTTATGCAGAGACCAGAATTGCTAAGATGGATAGTTATAAACAAGATGCGTGGAGACAAGTCTCTGCTTAAGGACGGGATCAGGAAAATTGAGGACCTGACGGGGAAAAAATTGATAGCTGTGATTCCGTATATGGATTTCACGTTGCCCGGAGAGGATTCGCTTGACTATGCAAAGACGAAGTTACACGGGACAAAAGTGTGCGTAGTAAAGTATCCACACATGGAAAACTACAGCGATGTTGATCCGTTTTATATTTCTGGTGTTGGAATCAACATAATTGACCAAAGGAACGTGAATGATCTAAAGGTGTGTGATGCCATCATTTTGCCCGGATCAAAAAATGTTGAAGCCGATCTTAGGTTTATGAGGGAAACAGGCATAGATCAGCAGATAATTGATGCCGGTTCCGAGGGCAAAAAAATACTCGGAATCTGTGGTGGGTACCAGATGCTTGGTAACGAAATCATTGATAAAGGTGGTGTGGAATTGAAGAATGCAAGTATCAGGGGATTGGGTCTTCTAAACTGCAAAACTATATACGTCGAAAAAAAGAGCGTCAGGAATGTCAGTTACCGGCCTCAGAATGAATTCTTCAAGAGTGAAAAGAAGATGAATGGCTACGAGATACATTACGGTCAGGTTGCAACCAAGGAAACCCCAGCCTTTTTAATCGAGGGACAAGGCGAGGGTTCTATCAGCATTAACGGGAATATCATCGGGACAAATATCCATGGAGCACTTGAGCATCCTGTTGTCTTATCATACATTCTAGGCATGAAGCAGAATTTTGATTTCATGGGTCTTGTTGAGGAAAACATAAAAATGTTCACAAAACACTTCATGCAAAACGCAGACCTCACAGAGATTCTTGAATATATTCATGAAGATTGA
- the pyrF gene encoding orotidine-5'-phosphate decarboxylase produces MDSRLIVALDLADSKQVLQIAKKISEDIFAVKLQWITVMDKGISIVTELSKITNVLCDFKVADIPYTNSNIANRVENAGAWGIISHSFLGRDSLSAVVEAAGNMKVFSVVAMSHPGYSEFMKEHVHDLVKTSIDCGVYGMIAPGNNYKMLREIRDLAPEVKIAAPGVGAQGGSAAEAMEAGADYIIVGRGVYGSSDPVASTKAINQEIWNALGIA; encoded by the coding sequence ATGGATTCCAGGCTTATAGTTGCACTTGATCTGGCGGACAGTAAACAAGTATTGCAAATCGCAAAGAAAATCTCAGAGGATATATTTGCTGTAAAGTTACAATGGATAACCGTAATGGATAAGGGCATTTCTATCGTAACAGAACTTTCCAAAATAACTAATGTTTTATGCGACTTCAAGGTTGCAGATATCCCGTATACGAATTCAAATATAGCCAACAGAGTCGAGAACGCTGGTGCATGGGGTATAATAAGCCATTCCTTCCTTGGCAGAGATTCACTTTCAGCGGTAGTTGAAGCCGCTGGAAATATGAAGGTTTTCTCAGTGGTCGCAATGAGCCATCCTGGATATTCTGAGTTCATGAAGGAACACGTTCATGACCTTGTCAAAACCTCGATCGATTGTGGAGTTTATGGGATGATCGCACCCGGAAACAATTATAAGATGCTAAGGGAAATCAGGGATCTTGCTCCAGAGGTAAAAATAGCAGCGCCAGGGGTTGGAGCCCAGGGTGGATCGGCGGCGGAGGCGATGGAGGCTGGAGCAGATTACATCATTGTTGGAAGGGGGGTATACGGGTCATCGGATCCTGTTGCTTCTACAAAAGCCATTAACCAGGAAATCTGGAATGCCTTAGGAATTGCCTAA